From Posidoniimonas polymericola, a single genomic window includes:
- a CDS encoding sodium:solute symporter family transporter, with the protein MNAIDTTVVVLYFLAMIGLGFWYQRKASKSLEHYFLGGKQIHWLALAMSGSVSNFDITGTMWIVALITLFGVKSMWNHWMWGFLMGAFFMAYMGKWIRRSGVMTGAEWMVTRFGPGREGLYARTAYALIAVVTTVGFVGYAFQGIGKFASIYVDLPPAYCAVGIFAITTTYVLLGGLYSVVVTDVLQTIILGLASIVIMAIAFTHVSAEQVAQSMPGDWASLTPPWRLDAEQMSRVQGTGYEVYELFGLMLVAWLVKGVLLNLGGPAQLYDFQRFLAARDSRDASKVGAAWSCFLVLRWGMAMGIAVLAMVGFQNIQDPEQVMPLVLQEHLPVGVRGVVIAGLLAAFMSTFSSTVNSGASYVVKDLYQPLIDPHADERWLMRLSYASTVGLVVLGSIVGLYADSIRAVYDWIMGALGAAFMVPNVLRWYWWRLNGYGYAIGTLAGLAASLATPFFDALAPLYASFAVVSLVSLVGTIGGTLATSPTDRAVLIQFFENIRPFGFWGPIRRECAASGAAPPRSESVLLATLNVLLGIGAIGSAYLAPMYLVGHAYPRALACGAMAAVCVGLLKFTWYDNLPPHDPPANPAGNGVV; encoded by the coding sequence ATGAACGCGATCGACACGACCGTAGTCGTACTCTACTTCCTCGCGATGATCGGACTCGGCTTCTGGTACCAGCGCAAGGCGTCCAAGAGCCTGGAGCACTACTTCCTAGGCGGCAAGCAGATCCATTGGCTGGCGCTGGCCATGTCGGGGTCGGTGTCGAACTTCGACATCACCGGCACGATGTGGATCGTGGCCCTGATCACGCTGTTCGGCGTCAAGTCGATGTGGAACCACTGGATGTGGGGCTTCCTGATGGGCGCCTTCTTCATGGCGTACATGGGCAAGTGGATCCGCCGATCGGGCGTAATGACAGGCGCCGAGTGGATGGTCACTCGCTTCGGGCCGGGCCGGGAGGGGCTCTACGCCCGCACCGCCTACGCGCTGATTGCCGTGGTGACTACGGTTGGCTTTGTAGGCTACGCGTTCCAGGGCATCGGCAAATTCGCCAGCATCTACGTCGACCTTCCCCCGGCCTACTGTGCCGTCGGCATCTTTGCGATCACCACCACCTACGTGCTGCTAGGCGGACTCTACAGCGTCGTGGTGACCGATGTTCTGCAGACCATCATTCTCGGACTAGCGAGCATCGTGATCATGGCGATCGCATTCACACACGTCTCGGCCGAGCAGGTCGCGCAGTCGATGCCGGGCGACTGGGCGTCGCTGACTCCGCCCTGGCGCCTCGACGCGGAACAGATGAGCCGCGTGCAGGGCACCGGTTACGAGGTCTACGAGCTGTTCGGCCTGATGCTGGTCGCGTGGCTCGTTAAGGGCGTGCTGCTCAACCTGGGTGGCCCGGCCCAGCTCTACGACTTCCAACGCTTCCTCGCCGCCCGCGACTCGCGTGACGCGTCGAAGGTCGGCGCCGCCTGGAGCTGCTTCCTGGTGCTGCGGTGGGGGATGGCGATGGGCATCGCCGTGCTGGCGATGGTCGGCTTCCAGAACATCCAAGACCCGGAGCAGGTGATGCCGCTGGTGCTGCAGGAGCACCTGCCGGTTGGGGTGCGGGGCGTGGTTATCGCGGGGCTGCTGGCGGCGTTCATGTCGACCTTCAGTTCGACGGTGAACAGCGGCGCGTCTTACGTGGTCAAGGACCTCTACCAACCGCTGATCGATCCCCACGCCGACGAACGATGGCTGATGCGGCTCAGTTACGCCTCGACGGTGGGGCTGGTCGTGCTGGGTTCGATCGTAGGACTGTACGCGGACTCTATCCGAGCCGTGTACGACTGGATCATGGGCGCGCTCGGCGCTGCGTTCATGGTTCCCAACGTCCTGCGGTGGTACTGGTGGCGGCTCAACGGCTACGGCTACGCCATCGGCACGCTCGCCGGGCTGGCCGCCTCGCTGGCGACCCCGTTCTTCGACGCGCTGGCGCCGCTGTACGCGTCGTTCGCGGTGGTGAGCCTGGTCTCGCTGGTGGGGACCATCGGGGGCACCCTGGCGACCTCGCCCACCGACCGCGCCGTGCTAATCCAGTTCTTTGAGAACATCCGCCCCTTCGGGTTCTGGGGCCCGATCCGCCGCGAGTGCGCTGCGTCGGGCGCCGCCCCGCCCCGTTCCGAGAGCGTCCTGCTGGCGACGCTCAACGTCTTGCTCGGCATTGGCGCGATTGGATCGGCGTACCTCGCGCCAATGTACCTAGTCGGGCACGCCTATCCGCGGGCGCTAGCCTGCGGCGCGATGGCCGCCGTCTGCGTTGGGCTCCTGAAGTTCACCTGGTACGACAACCTCCCGCCGCACGATCCGCCCGCCAACCCGGCCGGAAACGGTGTTGTTTAG
- a CDS encoding DUF4185 domain-containing protein, with the protein MNRLRQVRFFVILVAALRFGAPIANATPPAATTAFDCVRWPEAEALFHRDPRWRGADGAASIDLGEGRVLWLFGDTFIAAADSPRRAGSTFLRNSVAIQTGYDPTTATFQPYFQTAEEAPRDFFSAAEGKWVWPGHGAMVDGRLLLFFMRAAPQEAWPKFVIEGWEARLVENPTAPPTAWRWRDLDLPPLASTGDVNLAASVLQDTHFVYAFGTNRSPKHSGIVLRWDREDVLEGDLTAPSFWNTTAHEWQSVPAPSDDGLTTLFTEAQEEYSVHYAARLKQFLQVQTLGFPLGKIAVRTADALTSSWSAPRVVHTPVETHWAEGTFVYSAKAHPEQQTDGLAMTYCTNTKNDLQVFSNESYYYPRFLKLRLKSATTDRDAPETP; encoded by the coding sequence ATGAATAGGCTCCGTCAGGTTCGCTTCTTCGTAATCCTGGTTGCTGCCCTGCGCTTCGGGGCGCCGATCGCCAATGCCACCCCGCCAGCAGCGACAACAGCATTCGATTGTGTCCGTTGGCCCGAAGCCGAAGCCCTCTTTCACCGGGACCCGCGCTGGCGGGGAGCCGACGGGGCAGCCTCGATCGACCTGGGCGAGGGACGCGTGCTCTGGCTGTTCGGCGACACGTTCATCGCGGCGGCCGACAGCCCGCGACGCGCAGGCTCGACCTTCCTGCGCAACTCGGTCGCCATCCAGACCGGATACGACCCCACCACGGCCACGTTTCAGCCGTACTTTCAAACCGCAGAGGAAGCCCCGCGGGACTTTTTCTCGGCGGCCGAAGGCAAGTGGGTGTGGCCCGGCCACGGCGCGATGGTCGACGGGCGTCTGCTGCTGTTCTTCATGCGCGCCGCCCCACAAGAGGCGTGGCCCAAGTTCGTCATCGAGGGATGGGAAGCCCGCCTTGTCGAGAACCCTACGGCCCCTCCAACGGCGTGGCGATGGCGCGACCTTGATTTGCCTCCGCTCGCCAGCACCGGCGACGTCAACCTGGCCGCCAGCGTGCTGCAGGACACTCACTTTGTTTACGCCTTCGGAACGAATCGGTCTCCTAAGCACAGCGGCATCGTGCTGCGGTGGGACCGAGAGGACGTGCTTGAGGGCGACCTGACCGCACCCAGCTTCTGGAACACCACCGCCCACGAGTGGCAGTCTGTGCCGGCGCCCTCCGACGACGGACTCACGACCCTCTTCACCGAAGCCCAGGAAGAATACTCGGTACACTACGCTGCGAGGCTCAAACAGTTCTTGCAGGTCCAGACGCTTGGGTTTCCGCTTGGGAAGATTGCCGTACGCACCGCCGACGCCCTGACTTCCTCTTGGTCCGCGCCTAGAGTCGTGCACACACCGGTAGAAACGCATTGGGCCGAGGGGACGTTTGTCTACTCCGCCAAGGCCCACCCAGAACAGCAGACCGATGGCCTGGCCATGACCTACTGCACCAACACCAAAAACGACTTGCAGGTCTTCTCCAATGAGTCGTACTACTACCCGCGATTCCTGAAGCTACGTTTGAAATCAGCGACAACCGACAGGGACGCCCCCGAGACCCCCTAG
- a CDS encoding sialate O-acetylesterase, with translation MSTVLPARNRITCRSDRAGVEYHFADDGIELALCNRSEAPLVFFIVLAEQFDALQGPNGDWSRQATEAAWDEVRCYRSDAVLEIVGADRVWGPWQGTHQVVEVKLEAGESRGVGLHIDRVTDKEREAIAELYVAAQRAHEGRARIASPQEFQVFQRTSPNSGPVLVSGQVSAGTTGCEFRVAGGAGSAAPLPDWSPLTFDSQGRFNEVRHLPSGGWYRLDLRTSGPEGKSSTTSVARFGVGEVFVVAGQSNSTNSGEHRTTQQSGLVAAFDGTAWSLANDPLPGVADRTQGGSCWPAFGDALSARTGLPVGIASTGFGGTSVAQWRPHGDLLDGTVSRMRALGPAGFRALLWHQGESDYLTPGEVYFSRLRETICCSRLQAGWEVPWMVAQASYHNAEHPAFDHIRKAQERLWREGIAHEGPDTDQLQGDHRDLGGRGIHFSPRGLKAHGEAWAELVGDYIDSVVQPRTGAVNE, from the coding sequence ATGTCCACCGTTCTGCCTGCACGCAATCGAATCACCTGCCGGTCGGACCGCGCGGGCGTCGAGTACCACTTCGCAGACGATGGGATTGAGCTGGCGTTGTGCAACCGCTCAGAAGCACCGCTAGTCTTCTTCATTGTGCTCGCCGAGCAGTTCGACGCGCTGCAGGGGCCCAACGGCGATTGGAGCCGCCAGGCTACCGAGGCAGCGTGGGACGAAGTGCGCTGCTACCGTTCCGATGCCGTGCTCGAGATTGTCGGCGCGGACCGCGTCTGGGGCCCGTGGCAAGGGACGCACCAGGTGGTGGAGGTGAAACTTGAGGCGGGCGAATCACGCGGCGTCGGCTTGCACATCGACCGCGTCACCGACAAGGAACGCGAGGCGATAGCGGAACTCTACGTCGCCGCCCAACGGGCGCACGAGGGGCGGGCGAGGATTGCTTCGCCCCAGGAATTCCAGGTGTTTCAACGCACTTCCCCCAACAGCGGCCCGGTGCTCGTCAGCGGCCAAGTGTCTGCGGGGACGACTGGTTGCGAGTTCCGAGTCGCAGGCGGCGCGGGCTCTGCGGCCCCCCTGCCTGACTGGAGCCCACTCACGTTCGATTCGCAGGGACGGTTCAATGAAGTCCGCCACCTACCTAGCGGGGGTTGGTATCGTCTGGATCTCCGCACCTCCGGACCCGAAGGCAAGTCGTCAACTACGAGCGTGGCGCGGTTTGGCGTTGGCGAGGTGTTCGTGGTCGCCGGCCAGTCGAATTCCACCAACAGCGGCGAGCACCGCACCACCCAGCAGAGCGGCCTGGTCGCGGCGTTTGATGGAACAGCCTGGTCACTCGCCAACGATCCACTCCCGGGCGTCGCGGATCGCACCCAGGGAGGTAGCTGTTGGCCGGCCTTCGGCGACGCCCTCTCGGCCCGCACCGGTCTGCCGGTCGGCATCGCTAGCACCGGGTTCGGCGGCACGTCGGTCGCCCAGTGGCGACCCCACGGGGATCTGCTGGACGGAACGGTCTCTCGAATGCGAGCTTTGGGCCCGGCGGGATTTCGTGCGTTGCTTTGGCATCAGGGTGAAAGCGACTACCTGACTCCTGGCGAAGTCTACTTTTCTCGGCTCCGAGAGACGATCTGCTGCAGCCGACTGCAGGCTGGCTGGGAAGTCCCTTGGATGGTCGCCCAAGCCTCGTATCACAACGCCGAGCACCCCGCCTTTGACCACATCAGGAAGGCCCAGGAACGTCTCTGGCGGGAAGGCATCGCCCACGAAGGCCCCGACACCGATCAACTGCAGGGTGACCACCGCGATCTCGGCGGACGCGGCATCCACTTCAGCCCGCGCGGCCTCAAGGCCCACGGTGAAGCATGGGCGGAGCTGGTAGGTGATTATATCGACAGCGTGGTGCAGCCTCGGACAGGAGCCGTAAATGAATAG
- a CDS encoding DUF1559 domain-containing protein, translated as MSYRRPVVRGFTLVELLVVIAIIGVLIALLLPAVQAARESARRSQCLNHLKQIGLGYANHHDTHSFFPSGGWAAQWVGDADRGFGKKQPGGWVYHILPFVEEQQVWDLPSDGDPSGLYQPVQLAGAKQMQETAISIFNCPSRRRATAYPYVIGSGFFAVRNSDEPEAVARTDYAANSGDGEMGEWFYDEGTDQYQTFSFPNNYARVDRGIYAFPPQKGQSGVSFLGSEVKISQVIDGTSKTVVASEKFLTPLYYETGEGGADNHSMYQGYDRDIYRWAFKDPQGAGDIGPLQDNTTADLWFNFGAAHPAVFNAAFADGSVRSIAYSVDVLMFSRACSRFDGEVMDLQ; from the coding sequence ATGAGCTACCGTCGCCCGGTCGTACGCGGTTTCACACTGGTTGAATTGCTAGTGGTGATCGCAATTATCGGCGTCTTGATTGCGCTGCTGCTCCCAGCAGTTCAAGCCGCGCGTGAGAGCGCCCGCCGATCTCAGTGTCTAAACCACCTCAAGCAGATCGGACTCGGGTACGCCAATCACCACGACACGCACAGCTTCTTCCCGTCCGGCGGTTGGGCCGCGCAGTGGGTAGGCGACGCCGACCGCGGGTTTGGCAAGAAGCAGCCGGGGGGCTGGGTCTACCACATCCTGCCATTCGTCGAAGAGCAGCAGGTGTGGGATCTCCCTAGCGACGGCGATCCCAGCGGCCTCTACCAGCCGGTGCAGCTCGCCGGCGCGAAGCAGATGCAAGAAACCGCCATTAGCATCTTCAACTGCCCGAGCCGCCGGCGGGCCACGGCGTACCCCTACGTGATCGGCTCAGGCTTTTTCGCGGTCCGTAACTCCGACGAACCCGAGGCTGTCGCCCGCACCGACTACGCGGCCAACAGCGGTGACGGCGAGATGGGCGAGTGGTTCTACGACGAGGGCACCGACCAGTATCAGACGTTCTCGTTCCCCAATAACTACGCTCGGGTGGACCGCGGGATCTACGCGTTCCCTCCTCAGAAAGGCCAGTCCGGAGTCTCGTTTTTGGGGAGCGAAGTCAAGATCAGCCAAGTTATCGACGGTACGAGCAAGACTGTGGTGGCCTCGGAGAAGTTTCTGACCCCGCTCTACTACGAGACCGGCGAGGGCGGAGCCGACAACCACAGCATGTACCAGGGCTACGATCGGGACATCTATCGTTGGGCATTCAAAGACCCTCAGGGCGCGGGGGACATAGGTCCTCTGCAGGACAACACGACGGCCGACCTGTGGTTCAATTTTGGCGCCGCCCACCCCGCTGTGTTCAACGCGGCGTTTGCCGACGGGTCGGTCCGCTCGATCGCCTACAGCGTGGACGTCTTGATGTTCAGCCGGGCGTGCAGCCGGTTTGACGGCGAGGTCATGGACCTCCAATGA
- a CDS encoding PEP-CTERM sorting domain-containing protein, which produces MQTNINMPDDSCERLGRRLARYALIAGGVGAASATDASAGIVGNSVVTPFGLNESVQIDLNGDGEIDFEIDHDRAQLNGADIDFLQIDKNDQVGLALPGVDFPDAGPVGINDDHGYLTDISGNYPTALSAGDTIGLGSSGLFEFQESSSYVGGGTTIRANRLIDEDAGQLDADAGTLTTLPGGAAGWTGLNGDVGYVGLAIDFNGGSDALSYGWVGVRITNEADATGEVVGFAYNDVPGEPILAGQVPEPSSLLIAGAAALALFGRRTLGRTRGRRV; this is translated from the coding sequence ATGCAAACCAACATTAACATGCCGGATGACAGCTGCGAGCGGCTCGGTCGACGGCTCGCCCGGTACGCGCTGATTGCAGGGGGCGTGGGCGCGGCGTCCGCTACCGACGCCTCGGCCGGAATAGTCGGGAACAGCGTTGTTACGCCGTTCGGCCTCAACGAGTCCGTGCAGATTGACCTCAACGGCGATGGCGAGATCGACTTCGAGATCGATCACGACCGCGCGCAGCTCAACGGCGCCGACATCGACTTCCTGCAGATCGACAAGAACGACCAGGTCGGCCTGGCGTTGCCGGGCGTCGACTTCCCAGACGCGGGACCGGTCGGCATCAACGACGACCACGGCTACCTGACCGATATCTCCGGCAACTACCCAACAGCGCTCTCCGCGGGCGACACCATCGGGCTTGGGTCGAGCGGGCTGTTCGAGTTCCAGGAGTCTTCCAGCTACGTGGGCGGCGGAACGACAATCCGCGCCAACCGTCTGATCGACGAGGACGCCGGGCAGCTCGATGCCGATGCGGGCACGCTCACCACCCTGCCGGGCGGCGCAGCCGGGTGGACCGGTCTCAATGGCGACGTTGGCTACGTCGGGCTGGCAATCGACTTCAACGGGGGTTCTGACGCCCTTAGCTACGGCTGGGTGGGTGTGCGGATCACCAACGAGGCCGACGCCACGGGCGAGGTCGTTGGGTTCGCCTACAACGACGTCCCCGGCGAGCCGATACTGGCTGGCCAGGTCCCCGAGCCTAGCTCGCTGCTGATCGCAGGGGCGGCGGCTCTGGCATTGTTCGGGCGCCGCACGCTCGGCAGGACCCGCGGCCGGCGAGTCTAG
- a CDS encoding PEP-CTERM sorting domain-containing protein has product MALSSRNTDAGNNPLGRRLATYLSTVGAVGLAAGQRADGVVIADLTDRPFGINESVDIDFDGDGNVEFQLDHDRVELNGVTLDYLQLDKNDVNGALSANPVASELSPIDAFATFPGTPPDYSGDDLWNAADYTVWRDNQGQTGVPGDGNLDGQINQADYDVFVNSYGKAPAGGSKDHGYVSDQLLCGPFGGGGCYPSALEAGSSIGPELGYEFQESDNAFGNGTVLRTNRLIDEDMGQIDASFGSNPETIFDTPQFAGLGGAERFLGVRIDLSDAIYPDNPFPSINGPDDVDDPANYVYGWIGVQITNEADATGLVTGFAYESEPGVAIQAGDVGGGLAVAAPEPTSMLLAALCLVGVVGILLRRTRRAMQP; this is encoded by the coding sequence ATGGCGCTCTCTTCACGCAACACCGACGCGGGAAACAATCCGCTCGGCCGCAGGCTCGCGACCTACCTTTCAACCGTCGGGGCGGTGGGCCTTGCCGCCGGTCAGCGGGCAGACGGCGTGGTCATCGCCGACCTCACCGATCGGCCCTTCGGAATCAACGAGTCCGTTGACATCGATTTCGACGGTGACGGCAATGTCGAGTTCCAGTTGGATCACGACCGCGTCGAGCTAAACGGCGTTACGCTCGACTACCTGCAACTCGACAAGAACGACGTCAACGGCGCGCTGAGCGCCAATCCAGTCGCGTCCGAGCTGTCCCCCATCGACGCGTTCGCCACCTTCCCGGGAACCCCGCCCGACTACAGCGGGGACGACCTCTGGAACGCCGCCGACTACACCGTCTGGCGAGACAACCAGGGCCAGACCGGCGTGCCGGGTGACGGCAACCTCGATGGGCAGATCAACCAGGCCGACTATGACGTTTTCGTCAACAGCTACGGCAAGGCGCCCGCCGGCGGCAGCAAGGACCACGGCTACGTCAGCGACCAGCTGCTCTGCGGCCCGTTTGGCGGTGGGGGGTGCTACCCTTCGGCGCTCGAGGCGGGCTCCAGCATCGGCCCGGAGCTGGGCTACGAGTTCCAGGAGTCGGACAACGCATTTGGCAATGGCACCGTGCTGCGTACGAACCGACTCATTGATGAAGACATGGGGCAGATCGACGCGTCGTTCGGTTCCAACCCAGAGACGATCTTCGACACGCCACAGTTCGCCGGGCTCGGCGGAGCCGAACGCTTCCTGGGCGTGCGGATCGACCTGAGCGACGCGATTTACCCGGACAACCCGTTTCCCTCCATCAACGGACCCGACGACGTCGACGACCCAGCGAACTACGTCTACGGCTGGATCGGCGTGCAGATCACCAACGAAGCCGACGCGACTGGGCTCGTTACCGGGTTTGCCTACGAGTCCGAGCCCGGGGTTGCGATCCAGGCAGGCGATGTCGGGGGCGGATTAGCCGTCGCGGCGCCGGAGCCGACTTCCATGCTGTTGGCCGCTCTCTGCCTGGTTGGCGTGGTTGGCATTCTGCTACGCAGAACCCGCCGAGCCATGCAGCCGTAG
- a CDS encoding tetratricopeptide repeat protein produces the protein MNSQPTRRERDVRHLFALGYRDPEQERKQAVEQRERRRTAMAEIERRAASGEITQAKEAAAALLLQSPDDLELNLRVAKLFYALGEMRLALPCLDTLMHSGVETPNVVHLRGAVLLGMRQLPMAAEQLEYARHLEPSRPELHAQLGWAYLRVGAAQQAEEAFRRELATNPRSYSALHGMAAALCRRSAFEQSAEHALDAIEQRPGDWRTHYRLGVALVQLGRTDDAAGAFQAAVRLDQRCLAPLRWLAECLAEGSRGRQACQDETRRRLATRRAQRIPGGGDQRADGPARSARPHQQ, from the coding sequence ATGAACAGCCAGCCAACTCGTCGCGAGCGTGACGTGCGGCACCTCTTTGCGCTCGGATACCGCGATCCAGAGCAGGAGCGGAAGCAGGCGGTCGAGCAGCGCGAACGCCGGCGGACGGCTATGGCGGAGATTGAGCGGCGCGCCGCATCGGGCGAGATTACTCAGGCGAAGGAGGCCGCCGCCGCGCTCTTGCTGCAATCGCCGGACGACCTCGAGCTCAACTTGAGGGTAGCGAAGCTCTTTTACGCTCTAGGGGAGATGCGCCTTGCCTTGCCTTGCCTGGACACGCTAATGCACAGCGGGGTCGAGACTCCAAACGTGGTCCACCTGCGTGGCGCAGTCCTGCTTGGAATGCGGCAGCTGCCGATGGCTGCCGAGCAGCTGGAATACGCGAGGCATCTCGAGCCGTCGCGCCCCGAGCTGCACGCTCAGCTTGGCTGGGCGTACCTGCGGGTGGGGGCCGCCCAGCAGGCCGAGGAAGCCTTCAGACGCGAACTCGCCACAAATCCCCGCAGCTACTCCGCGCTGCACGGGATGGCAGCCGCGCTGTGCCGGCGGTCGGCATTCGAGCAGTCCGCGGAGCACGCCCTCGACGCGATCGAGCAGAGGCCGGGCGATTGGCGCACTCACTACCGTTTGGGGGTTGCGCTGGTCCAACTCGGTCGAACCGACGACGCAGCCGGGGCGTTTCAAGCCGCAGTGAGGTTGGACCAGCGTTGCCTGGCGCCCCTGCGATGGCTAGCGGAATGCCTCGCAGAAGGCTCCCGCGGGCGGCAGGCCTGCCAGGACGAAACGCGGCGGCGCCTGGCGACTCGGCGGGCTCAGAGGATCCCCGGCGGCGGCGATCAGCGGGCCGACGGCCCGGCACGCTCGGCTCGACCCCATCAGCAGTGA
- a CDS encoding GntR family transcriptional regulator, whose amino-acid sequence MDKRKPLHRVVFDEIADAISRGDYAPGDRLPTEAGLSKQFAASRTTVARALRDLGHSGMVVRKQGSGTFVAGGDDGATTIRASSIAYCPLFVGSLSELPYVEGEIHHHLADLAAADNVQLVLQCLTSRLPDRREAMLRTAEELASRPVRGVLYYAAEMPVDEAAVNQEVVDLLRAAGKAVVLVDRDIVAYPDRSDLIRVGFDNRRAAAIATRHLIERGCRRIAFVGIPERSTAVHERLLGYREGLGSNGLSIDEDLAFFPDQVDAGFCRGLINSHKVDGVLCKSDRMAASVARGLSEAGVLVGDSVLLAGFDDDPVAALLPVPLTTTRLPADQLAAAAYDALLKLLAGGDAFPKQVLIDTQLVVRESTAGSSDGFNRTGRSQ is encoded by the coding sequence GTGGACAAGCGAAAGCCATTGCACCGCGTCGTGTTCGACGAAATCGCCGACGCGATCTCCCGCGGCGACTACGCGCCCGGTGACCGGCTGCCAACCGAGGCGGGTTTGTCGAAGCAGTTTGCGGCGTCGCGGACCACGGTGGCCCGGGCCCTGAGGGACCTGGGGCATTCGGGGATGGTGGTCCGCAAGCAGGGGTCGGGCACGTTTGTCGCCGGCGGCGATGACGGCGCAACGACCATCCGAGCCTCGTCGATCGCGTACTGCCCATTGTTTGTCGGCTCGCTCTCGGAACTGCCCTACGTGGAAGGTGAGATTCACCACCACCTGGCCGATCTGGCCGCGGCGGACAACGTTCAGCTGGTGTTGCAGTGTCTCACGAGTCGGCTGCCCGATCGACGGGAGGCGATGCTGCGGACCGCCGAAGAGCTCGCTTCGCGGCCGGTCCGAGGGGTGCTGTACTACGCCGCGGAAATGCCGGTGGACGAGGCGGCCGTGAACCAGGAGGTGGTGGATCTGCTGCGGGCCGCCGGCAAGGCGGTGGTGCTGGTCGACCGAGATATCGTCGCCTACCCAGACCGCAGCGACCTCATCCGGGTTGGTTTCGACAACCGACGCGCGGCGGCTATCGCGACTCGGCACCTGATCGAACGCGGCTGCCGCCGGATCGCGTTTGTTGGCATCCCTGAACGCTCGACCGCTGTGCACGAGCGGTTGCTGGGCTACCGCGAGGGTCTTGGCTCTAACGGCCTCTCGATCGACGAGGACCTGGCGTTCTTCCCAGACCAGGTGGACGCGGGTTTTTGCCGCGGGTTGATCAATTCGCACAAGGTAGACGGCGTCTTGTGCAAGAGCGATCGGATGGCGGCCTCTGTGGCGCGGGGCCTCAGCGAGGCGGGCGTCCTCGTGGGCGACTCAGTGTTGCTGGCCGGTTTCGATGACGACCCGGTCGCCGCTCTGCTGCCGGTGCCGCTGACAACGACTCGGTTACCCGCGGATCAGCTCGCGGCGGCCGCGTACGACGCGCTGCTGAAGCTGCTCGCCGGTGGCGACGCGTTCCCAAAGCAGGTGCTGATCGACACCCAGCTGGTTGTCCGCGAGTCGACCGCTGGTTCGTCCGATGGATTCAATAGGACTGGGCGGAGCCAATGA
- a CDS encoding N-acetylglucosamine kinase, translating into MNSAESDPALTIIGVDGGGTQTRVAVCGSAGAFYGVGSAGPGNYHNVGAAVVRDNIAHALGEAWRNAGVAPRRADSAFLGLGSVVTDQDRACIHRIANELRMAPADKIQVDHDLRAAAAGAFSGGEGIVLVAGTGSAAFGVSRAGETWRSGGWGPTIDDAGSAYWLGLQAVRHAVMADDGRGRRTSLAEAVKKHFDVADLNELMFLLDAHSTGRRMIAALAQRVVRHAADGDAVARDLIASAARDLALCVRAVRSNLDFSEKNLRIAVVGGLVKAGPVFMEPLREALLAQSPGTQIVEPDMPPVDGALLLAAGMVHPAAGAKARGWFRADAGHSGPAAPPSAPTLNQPQAATE; encoded by the coding sequence ATGAACAGCGCGGAATCTGATCCCGCCCTGACGATCATCGGCGTCGACGGCGGCGGCACCCAGACCCGGGTGGCCGTCTGCGGGAGCGCCGGCGCGTTCTACGGAGTCGGCTCCGCAGGCCCGGGCAACTACCACAACGTTGGGGCTGCCGTGGTGCGCGACAACATCGCCCACGCCCTGGGCGAGGCCTGGCGCAACGCCGGCGTGGCGCCCAGGCGGGCCGACTCCGCGTTCCTTGGTCTGGGGAGCGTTGTGACCGACCAAGATCGGGCGTGCATCCACCGGATCGCGAACGAACTGCGCATGGCGCCCGCCGACAAGATTCAAGTCGACCACGACCTCCGTGCCGCCGCCGCTGGTGCGTTCTCTGGCGGGGAGGGCATCGTCCTCGTGGCCGGAACTGGTTCGGCGGCGTTCGGCGTAAGCCGAGCCGGAGAGACGTGGCGATCGGGGGGATGGGGCCCGACCATTGATGACGCGGGGAGCGCGTACTGGCTTGGATTGCAGGCGGTCAGACACGCGGTGATGGCTGACGACGGCAGGGGCCGCCGGACGTCTCTCGCGGAGGCCGTCAAGAAGCATTTCGACGTTGCCGATCTGAACGAACTCATGTTTCTGCTGGACGCCCACTCGACCGGCCGCCGGATGATAGCGGCGCTGGCCCAGCGGGTGGTTCGTCACGCCGCCGACGGGGACGCCGTCGCCCGCGACCTGATCGCGTCGGCCGCCCGCGATTTGGCTCTGTGTGTGAGGGCGGTGCGGTCGAACCTCGACTTTAGCGAAAAAAACCTCCGAATCGCTGTGGTGGGTGGCCTGGTCAAAGCAGGGCCAGTATTCATGGAGCCGCTTCGCGAGGCGCTGCTTGCGCAATCGCCGGGGACTCAGATCGTCGAGCCCGATATGCCGCCGGTCGATGGCGCGCTGCTGCTGGCCGCCGGGATGGTTCATCCAGCGGCCGGCGCCAAGGCGCGCGGTTGGTTCCGCGCGGACGCGGGGCACTCCGGACCAGCGGCGCCGCCGTCGGCGCCGACCCTGAATCAGCCCCAAGCCGCAACCGAATAG